One genomic region from Haloprofundus salinisoli encodes:
- a CDS encoding RimK/LysX family protein, producing MALSDDEAVRVGVLSLHTSKETKAILNAVEDLGHEPVWLRRENTAMSIEDSEVSIEPGVDIIANRLLLSNTEEPAEGLGLAATFNRVRPMLNEPGAVLTAIHKFATAATLADWNIQVPNALLALSNDRLNQDRQKFGDVGVYKTAIGTHGGGTWKVDLTEPVNPKVGNRQAFLQELIERDSDRHRDLRVYVVGEQIVGAMHRYAPEGDWRTNVALGGDVQNATETMPKEAAETALYAAEVIGLDYAGVDLVEGNDGWYVLEVNPTAGFKGLYKATGKSPAPYIAQLAIERVGGDVDDERVEELSATLDDSRPSSMPRIEPPENEEVPMIGYIEDVVVSGTSGSSQTLAKSDTGATRTSIDTSLAAEIGAGPIKSMTRVKSGSMKRGKARPVVDLVIGIGGTQHTVTASVEDRSHMDYPLLLGRDILEHYRVDVRRRADVEAKDDLEREEEYLE from the coding sequence ATGGCTCTTTCAGATGACGAGGCTGTTCGCGTCGGTGTTCTCTCGCTTCACACCAGCAAGGAGACGAAAGCGATTCTGAACGCAGTCGAGGACCTCGGTCACGAACCGGTGTGGCTCCGTCGCGAGAACACCGCGATGAGCATCGAGGACAGCGAGGTGTCGATCGAACCGGGCGTCGACATCATCGCGAACCGCTTGCTACTCTCGAACACCGAGGAACCCGCAGAGGGACTCGGGCTGGCGGCGACGTTCAACCGCGTCCGGCCGATGCTGAACGAACCCGGGGCGGTGCTGACCGCCATCCACAAGTTCGCGACGGCGGCGACGCTGGCCGACTGGAACATCCAGGTGCCGAACGCGCTGCTCGCGCTCTCGAACGACCGGCTGAACCAGGACCGACAGAAGTTCGGCGACGTCGGCGTTTACAAGACCGCCATCGGCACCCACGGCGGCGGCACGTGGAAAGTCGACCTCACCGAGCCGGTCAACCCGAAGGTCGGCAACCGACAGGCGTTCCTGCAGGAGCTCATCGAACGCGACAGCGACCGACACCGCGACCTGCGCGTCTACGTCGTCGGCGAGCAGATCGTCGGCGCGATGCACCGCTACGCGCCGGAGGGCGACTGGCGAACGAACGTCGCCCTCGGCGGTGACGTGCAGAACGCGACCGAGACGATGCCGAAGGAGGCCGCCGAAACCGCGTTGTACGCCGCGGAGGTGATCGGCCTCGACTACGCGGGCGTCGACCTCGTCGAAGGCAACGACGGCTGGTACGTCCTCGAGGTGAACCCGACGGCCGGGTTCAAAGGGCTGTACAAGGCGACCGGCAAGAGCCCCGCGCCGTACATCGCACAGCTGGCTATCGAGCGCGTCGGCGGCGACGTCGACGACGAACGCGTCGAGGAACTGTCGGCGACGCTCGACGACTCGCGGCCGTCGTCGATGCCGCGCATCGAACCGCCGGAGAACGAGGAAGTGCCGATGATCGGCTACATCGAAGATGTAGTCGTCAGCGGGACCAGCGGGTCGTCGCAGACGCTCGCAAAGTCCGACACGGGTGCGACGCGGACGAGTATCGACACCTCGCTGGCCGCCGAAATCGGCGCGGGCCCCATCAAGAGTATGACGCGCGTCAAATCCGGGAGCATGAAGCGCGGGAAGGCCCGCCCGGTCGTCGACCTCGTCATCGGTATCGGCGGTACGCAGCACACGGTGACCGCGAGCGTCGAGGACCGCAGCCACATGGACTATCCACTTCTGTTGGGCCGCGATATCCTCGAACACTACCGCGTCGACGTTCGCCGCCGCGCCGACGTCGAGGCCAAAGACGACCTCGAACGCGAAGAGGAGTATCTGGAGTAA
- a CDS encoding 3-hydroxyacyl-CoA dehydrogenase/enoyl-CoA hydratase family protein, with protein sequence MDLDDVNSITVLGAGNMGHGIAEVAALAGYDVVLRDINEEFVQNGYDQIEWSLGKLAEKDQLSEEEADAAIDRVTPVVDLGEAVADADVVVEAVPEKMEIKKDVYGELEEKAPDRTVFATNTSSLSITELSEVTERPEQFCGMHFFNPPVRMPLVEVISGTHTADETMDLVDELAESMGKTPVRVRKDSPGFIVNRILVPLMNEAAWIVHDEVATVEEVDSTTKFDIGLPMGSFELADQVGIDVGYHVLEYMHEVLGDAYEPCPLLAEKVENENLGKKTGKGFYDYENGGVDVPTDAAREDVKRRLLAVMANEVAALVENDVADADAIDRAVMLGGGFPDGPAKMADDAGIETLVETLDELHEETGAERYQVVDALRELAESDEGFHGSDDEKSGTLEFDNLRVEMEGAVAHVVLDRPHRLNTISGDLMDDLSDAIDALSDDDEVRAILLTGAGDRAFSAGADVTSMAAGGADPIPAVELSRKGQKTFGKLENCDKPVVVGIDGFCLGGGMELAACADLRIATERSELGQPEHNLGLIPGWGGTVRLQRIVGTGRAKEIIFTAERYDAETMADYGFVNRVVENDELEAEAMELAQSLAGGPPIAQRYTKRAMHRGWEDTEAGLEVEAQAFGILFATDDLMEGVMAFSSDREPEFEGK encoded by the coding sequence ATGGACCTGGATGACGTCAACAGTATCACGGTTCTCGGTGCGGGGAACATGGGCCACGGCATCGCGGAGGTCGCGGCGCTCGCCGGCTACGACGTAGTACTGCGCGACATCAACGAGGAGTTCGTCCAGAACGGCTACGACCAGATCGAGTGGAGCCTCGGCAAACTGGCCGAGAAGGACCAGCTGAGCGAGGAGGAGGCCGACGCCGCGATCGACCGCGTCACGCCGGTCGTCGACCTCGGCGAGGCCGTCGCCGACGCCGACGTGGTCGTCGAAGCGGTGCCCGAGAAGATGGAGATAAAGAAGGACGTGTACGGGGAACTGGAGGAGAAGGCCCCCGATCGGACCGTCTTCGCGACGAACACGTCGAGTCTCTCTATCACCGAACTCTCGGAAGTCACGGAGCGCCCAGAGCAGTTCTGCGGGATGCACTTCTTCAACCCCCCCGTTCGGATGCCGCTGGTCGAGGTCATCTCCGGCACGCACACCGCCGACGAGACGATGGACCTCGTCGATGAACTCGCCGAGTCGATGGGCAAGACGCCGGTCCGCGTCCGCAAGGACAGTCCCGGCTTCATCGTCAACCGCATCCTCGTCCCCCTGATGAACGAGGCGGCCTGGATAGTCCACGATGAGGTCGCCACGGTCGAGGAGGTCGACAGCACGACGAAGTTCGACATCGGCCTACCGATGGGCAGTTTCGAACTCGCCGACCAGGTCGGCATCGACGTGGGCTACCACGTGCTCGAGTACATGCACGAAGTGCTAGGCGACGCCTACGAACCGTGTCCCCTCCTCGCGGAGAAGGTCGAAAACGAGAACCTCGGGAAGAAGACCGGCAAGGGCTTCTACGACTACGAGAACGGCGGCGTCGACGTGCCGACCGACGCCGCGCGCGAGGACGTGAAGCGCCGTCTGCTCGCCGTGATGGCCAACGAAGTCGCGGCGCTCGTCGAGAACGACGTCGCCGACGCCGATGCCATCGACCGCGCGGTGATGCTCGGCGGCGGCTTTCCCGACGGCCCGGCGAAGATGGCCGACGACGCCGGCATCGAGACGCTCGTCGAGACGCTGGACGAACTCCACGAGGAAACCGGCGCGGAGCGCTACCAGGTCGTCGACGCTCTCCGCGAACTCGCCGAATCGGACGAGGGGTTCCACGGCAGTGACGACGAGAAGTCGGGGACGCTGGAGTTCGACAACCTCCGCGTCGAGATGGAGGGCGCTGTCGCCCACGTGGTCCTCGACCGGCCGCACCGCCTCAACACCATCAGCGGCGACCTGATGGACGACCTCTCCGACGCCATCGACGCGCTGAGCGACGACGACGAAGTTCGCGCCATCCTGCTCACCGGCGCGGGCGACCGAGCCTTCTCCGCCGGCGCGGACGTGACGAGCATGGCCGCCGGCGGCGCGGACCCGATACCTGCGGTCGAGCTCTCCCGTAAAGGGCAGAAGACGTTCGGCAAACTCGAAAATTGCGACAAACCGGTCGTCGTGGGCATCGACGGCTTCTGTCTCGGCGGCGGGATGGAACTCGCCGCGTGCGCGGACCTCCGCATCGCCACCGAGCGCTCCGAGCTCGGCCAACCCGAGCACAACCTGGGTCTCATCCCGGGATGGGGCGGCACCGTCCGCCTCCAGCGTATCGTCGGCACCGGTCGCGCTAAAGAGATCATCTTCACCGCCGAGCGCTACGACGCCGAGACGATGGCCGACTACGGCTTCGTCAACCGAGTAGTGGAGAACGACGAACTCGAAGCCGAGGCGATGGAGCTCGCGCAGTCGCTCGCCGGCGGGCCGCCCATCGCCCAACGCTACACGAAACGCGCGATGCACCGCGGATGGGAGGACACCGAGGCCGGTCTGGAGGTCGAAGCGCAGGCGTTCGGCATCCTGTTTGCGACCGACGATCTGATGGAGGGCGTCATGGCCTTTTCCAGCGACCGCGAACCGGAGTTCGAGGGGAAATAA
- a CDS encoding DNA-3-methyladenine glycosylase family protein, with the protein MTDEAESVLRRDPVMAELVDRHDPYSEPSWTEYERLCISIINQQLSTASAAAVRSRVFDLLDDEITPEAVLSADEEALRDAGLSRMKTEYLRNAARAFQQNDFTREALAGYTDAQVVDLLTEIKGVGEWTAQMFLLFVLDRDDVLPLGDLAVRRGIELLYADGEEMTREEMREIAEQWRPFRSVATKYIWAEYESDS; encoded by the coding sequence ATGACAGACGAGGCCGAGTCCGTGCTCCGACGAGACCCAGTGATGGCGGAGCTCGTCGACAGGCACGACCCCTACTCCGAACCGAGCTGGACCGAGTACGAACGTCTCTGCATCTCCATCATCAACCAGCAGCTCTCGACGGCGAGCGCCGCCGCCGTCAGGAGTCGAGTGTTCGACCTGCTGGACGACGAAATCACGCCGGAAGCGGTACTCAGCGCGGACGAGGAGGCGCTCCGCGATGCCGGACTCTCCCGAATGAAGACCGAGTATCTGCGGAACGCCGCCCGTGCGTTCCAGCAGAACGACTTCACGAGAGAGGCGCTCGCGGGATACACCGACGCGCAGGTCGTCGACCTACTCACCGAAATCAAAGGTGTCGGGGAGTGGACCGCGCAGATGTTCCTCCTGTTCGTCCTCGACCGAGACGACGTCTTGCCGCTCGGGGACCTCGCGGTCCGGCGGGGCATCGAACTGCTGTACGCCGACGGTGAGGAGATGACTCGCGAGGAGATGCGCGAAATCGCGGAGCAGTGGCGGCCGTTCCGCTCGGTCGCGACGAAGTACATCTGGGCCGAGTACGAGTCCGATTCGTGA